One Euphorbia lathyris chromosome 1, ddEupLath1.1, whole genome shotgun sequence DNA segment encodes these proteins:
- the LOC136214362 gene encoding putative FBD-associated F-box protein At5g56690: protein MTEQQKLDGRDYISCLPDDILLIILSKLNMREGAITTVLSTRWRNLWTLPSSILRLDASNLIPTNTHYVQQYNKDYQGTAINIKFEDMVDKILRQYSGEVIDQLHISYIPCYYKVNKIIPREPWVQVDTWIEIAKQKSVQTLDLSFERFKSSCYEFRSLKSLTSTTLLSLVTLLLKFPPALSSIQISRFLSSFPNLEELSIVMPNSRLNRLMIEGPSLKLKHLEIIGLAIRFFSISAPNLVSFNFIGYRNIAEVCLENLPLLTQLSYSEFNYCKIQETNWFERSSSTPEFRIILRIPTALTNLKQLNFTLGKAANGGLHSFFSLLEASPCLRKLWLNLGLFTCPLIPNQQFGINQCLEEVEIEGFSGFDNEAQLVMCIAQFSPLLKKIKIHSCLSKLSISKKLEIYTKNYNVNVMSVVQLLQSSLPQLEFLIINEPKKVCKCCLLEPN, encoded by the exons ATGACGGAGCAGCAGAAATTGGATGGAAGAGATTACATAAGTTGTTTACCAGATGATATACTTTTgattattttgtcaaaattgaATATGCGAGAAGGAGCCATAACCACCGTCCTCTCCACCAGATGGAGAAATCTATGGACATTACCTTCTTCAATTTTGAGATTGGATGCTTCTAACTTGATTCCTACTAATACACACTATGTGCAACAGTACAACAAAGACTACCAGGGTACCGCAATTAACATCAAATTCGAAGACATGGTCGACAAAATCCTCCGGCAATATTCAGGTGAAGTTATAGATCAACTCCATATTTCCTATATTCCTTGTTACTATAAAGTTAATAAGATCATCCCCCGTGAGCCCTGGGTTCAAGTCGATACTTGGATCGAAATTGCCAAACAGAAATCAGTCCAAACTCTTGATTTGAGTTTCGAACGATTCAAGTCTTCTTGTTATGAATTCCGGTCGTTGAAATCACTCACATCCACAACATTGTTGTCTCTCGTCACTCTCCTATTGAAATTTCCACCAGCATTATCCAGTATCCAGATTAGCCGTTTTCTATCCAGTTTTCCAAATCTTGAGGAGTTGTCGATTGTAATGCCTAATTCTCGACTGAACCGCCTGATGATTGAGGGCCCATCTTTAAAACTGAAGCACCTCGAGATAATCGGTCTTGCAATCAGGTTTTTCAGCATATCTGCACCAAATCTCGTCTCATTTAACTTCATCGGCTATCGGAACATCGCAGAGGTGTGTTTGGAAAATCTTCCTCTACTCACCCAATTATCCTACTCTGAATTTAATTATTGTAAAATACAGGAGACTAATTGGTTTGAGCGCTCAAGTAGTACTCCAGAATTCAGAATTATCCTACGTATCCCTACTGCACTAACAAATCTCAAGCAATTGAATTTCACGTTAGGAAAAGCCGCAAATGGAGGTCTGCACTCGTTCTTCAGCTTACTGGAAGCTTCTCCATGTTTGCGTAAATTGTGGCTGAATTTGGGGCTTTTTACATGTCCACTGATACCAAACCAGCAGTTTGGTATAAATCAATGTCTGGAAGAGGTTGAAATTGAGGGTTTCAGTGGGTTTGATAATGAAGCACAACTTGTGATGTGCATAGCTCAGTTTTCACCATTGTTAAAGAAGATAAAGATCCATTCATGTTTATCAAAGTTGTCAATATCTAAGAAATTGGAGATTTACACCAAAAATTACAATGTCAATGTCATGAGCGTTGTTCAGTTGTTACAATCAAGCCTACCTCAACTGGAGTTCCTGATAAT CAACGAACCAAAAAAGGTATGTAAATGCTGCTTGCTGGAACCAAACTAA